The following coding sequences lie in one Campylobacter concisus genomic window:
- a CDS encoding DUF234 domain-containing protein produces MKHLDINELIKFHLVFDEFDLKHSYYDVFEAIEAEILNNFLALMPKFYFESDTNDAIKSALIKLARSDRKKFNVNKILPQSLASKVYAKLFEKNFLLLEKSREVLPKRSKNQMLKKEERGYKVEDKIHFNSHFSRFWFRFIEPNLSLLKAGKNDEILAIIKKEFDEYASLGFEILCGELMAKKFLINGIFLSSFWSRNIELDMLLNIGGKIIVGEAKYKERKVCKNVLNLLLKKCEKLNIRPDIIALFSKSGFSSELRNLKDERLRLYEISDFEELLK; encoded by the coding sequence ATGAAACACCTTGATATAAATGAACTTATTAAATTTCATCTCGTCTTTGATGAGTTTGATTTAAAGCACTCATATTATGATGTTTTTGAAGCGATCGAGGCTGAAATTTTAAACAACTTCTTAGCCTTGATGCCAAAATTTTACTTCGAATCAGATACAAACGATGCTATAAAATCTGCCCTCATAAAACTCGCACGAAGTGATAGAAAAAAATTTAATGTAAATAAAATTTTACCTCAAAGCCTAGCTAGCAAAGTCTATGCAAAGCTTTTTGAAAAGAATTTTTTACTACTAGAAAAAAGTAGAGAAGTACTTCCAAAAAGATCAAAAAACCAAATGCTAAAAAAAGAAGAAAGGGGCTATAAAGTTGAGGATAAAATACATTTTAATAGCCATTTCTCAAGGTTTTGGTTTAGATTTATAGAGCCAAATTTAAGCTTGCTAAAAGCTGGTAAAAATGATGAAATTTTAGCCATTATAAAAAAGGAATTTGACGAATATGCAAGCCTTGGATTTGAAATTTTATGCGGTGAGCTAATGGCAAAAAAATTTCTGATTAATGGCATATTTTTAAGTAGCTTTTGGAGCAGAAATATAGAGCTTGATATGCTATTAAATATAGGCGGCAAGATCATAGTCGGCGAGGCAAAATACAAAGAGAGAAAGGTTTGTAAAAACGTGCTAAATTTACTATTAAAAAAATGCGAAAAACTAAATATCAGGCCAGATATTATTGCTCTTTTTTCAAAGAGTGGATTTAGTAGCGAGCTAAGAAATCTAAAGGATGAAAGGCTAAGGCTTTATGAAATTAGCGATTTTGAGGAACTTTTAAAATGA
- a CDS encoding sensor histidine kinase: MNEHDIQAGLKSLIEQTYLIENEYKNLTSSYANLQNFIKDIVEILPNAIWVLDENDEIFLQNSEAVRLGKIFKEIPKKEGEINVDGQIYLFKTSSKDNKLIISATNITVEKRTERLASMGQVAAHLAHEIRNPVGSISLLASTLLKRADERIQPIVNQIQKATWRVERIIKATLLFTKGLNINAQIFDFSQLKKECEEAINFYDYSKDIKFSLEFPDGKYMGDLDLLAIVFQNILFNAIDAIEESDDDEGEIILSYEKTPSEHKFIIYDSGEPIKDKAIVFEPFKSSKLKGNGLGLHLCLQIIEAHKGSIEITLNPKTFCINLPIKEKE; encoded by the coding sequence ATGAACGAACACGATATCCAAGCTGGTTTAAAAAGCCTGATAGAGCAGACTTATCTAATAGAAAACGAATATAAAAATTTAACATCATCTTACGCAAACTTGCAAAATTTCATTAAAGATATTGTGGAAATTCTGCCAAATGCTATCTGGGTGTTAGATGAAAATGATGAGATCTTTTTACAAAACTCAGAAGCAGTAAGACTTGGTAAAATTTTTAAAGAGATACCAAAAAAAGAGGGCGAGATAAATGTAGATGGGCAAATTTATCTTTTTAAAACAAGCTCTAAAGATAATAAACTAATAATCTCTGCAACAAACATAACAGTAGAAAAACGCACCGAGCGTCTTGCCTCTATGGGCCAAGTAGCAGCTCACCTAGCCCACGAGATCAGAAATCCGGTAGGCTCTATCTCGCTTTTAGCATCAACACTACTTAAAAGAGCTGATGAGCGCATACAGCCTATCGTAAATCAAATACAAAAAGCTACATGGCGAGTCGAACGCATAATAAAAGCTACACTGCTTTTTACAAAGGGGCTTAATATAAATGCGCAAATTTTTGACTTTTCGCAGCTTAAAAAAGAGTGCGAAGAGGCTATAAATTTTTACGACTATTCAAAGGATATTAAATTTAGCCTAGAATTTCCAGATGGCAAATATATGGGCGACCTTGATCTACTAGCCATCGTCTTTCAAAATATTTTATTTAACGCCATTGATGCCATCGAAGAGAGCGATGATGATGAAGGAGAGATCATTTTAAGCTACGAAAAAACACCGAGTGAGCATAAATTTATCATTTACGATAGTGGCGAGCCTATCAAAGACAAAGCCATAGTCTTTGAGCCATTTAAAAGTAGCAAGCTAAAAGGAAACGGCCTTGGACTACACCTTTGCTTGCAGATCATAGAGGCTCACAAAGGCAGTATCGAGATCACACTAAATCCAAAAACATTTTGCATAAATTTACCAATAAAGGAGAAAGAATGA
- a CDS encoding cysteine hydrolase family protein, whose amino-acid sequence MNIQNELEAFKKSLQTLDLREISNDGAKNVAFICIDMIEAFAGSGALASQRVAALSKGIATLFDRAWKDFGFRNFILIEDRHTSDSKEFENFLPHAILDTNEIKTVKEIENLSFFKEFKTFYKNSLSIAFNKEFEKFLEEHPELDTFIVTGDCTDMCVYQCVSYLKLRANEYNKKSRVIVPFDLTQTYDIPGHNGDFYHEMFSLHMKLALGADVVKSIKF is encoded by the coding sequence ATGAACATACAAAACGAACTTGAGGCTTTTAAAAAATCTCTTCAAACGCTTGATTTAAGAGAAATTTCAAACGATGGAGCAAAAAACGTTGCATTTATCTGTATCGATATGATAGAGGCTTTTGCTGGAAGTGGTGCGCTCGCTAGTCAAAGAGTAGCAGCCTTATCAAAAGGGATCGCAACACTTTTTGATAGAGCGTGGAAAGATTTTGGCTTTAGAAATTTTATCCTTATAGAAGATAGGCACACCAGTGATTCAAAAGAATTTGAGAATTTTCTGCCACATGCCATACTTGATACAAATGAGATAAAAACCGTAAAAGAGATAGAAAATCTAAGCTTTTTTAAAGAGTTCAAGACATTTTATAAAAACTCTTTAAGCATCGCATTTAATAAAGAATTTGAGAAATTTTTAGAAGAGCATCCGGAGCTAGACACCTTTATAGTCACCGGGGATTGTACTGATATGTGCGTTTATCAGTGTGTTAGCTATCTTAAACTACGAGCCAATGAATACAATAAAAAATCAAGAGTTATCGTGCCGTTTGATCTTACGCAAACGTACGATATACCAGGACACAATGGCGACTTTTACCACGAGATGTTTTCTCTTCATATGAAGCTAGCACTTGGCGCTGATGTGGTAAAGAGTATTAAATTTTAA
- a CDS encoding DUF6882 domain-containing protein, translating into MPKEAMFLDKLSVDKSNWSELFSACVGKATLLQKRAFKLLVEGSNWQVDFDSGKIYFDGCEFDMQFIGSESFSSNTWLWGYENINGFDERLLELANKAREFGEKFGLSAFSTPRFDLDENFNGHTISMILCTAFDEQNYYRIEYEGGAAYVAFRSDVVFEEPVLANELLSIVNECISSYELDHKIFIKGLLLSCDIKFSESPNEIVSDKYELSFKFDELNRLINISSKL; encoded by the coding sequence ATGCCTAAAGAAGCGATGTTTTTAGATAAGCTTAGCGTAGATAAAAGTAACTGGAGCGAGCTTTTTAGCGCATGTGTTGGCAAAGCGACATTACTTCAAAAACGTGCATTTAAGCTGCTTGTTGAAGGTAGCAACTGGCAGGTTGATTTTGATAGTGGTAAAATTTACTTTGATGGGTGTGAGTTTGACATGCAGTTTATTGGCTCTGAGAGCTTCTCGTCAAATACGTGGCTTTGGGGTTATGAAAATATAAATGGCTTTGATGAGCGGTTGCTCGAGCTTGCAAATAAAGCACGTGAGTTTGGCGAGAAATTTGGACTTAGTGCATTTAGCACGCCACGATTTGATCTAGATGAAAATTTTAATGGTCACACGATTAGTATGATACTTTGTACCGCTTTTGATGAGCAAAATTATTATAGGATAGAGTACGAGGGCGGAGCGGCGTATGTGGCTTTTAGATCAGATGTGGTCTTTGAGGAGCCAGTGCTAGCAAATGAGCTTTTGAGCATAGTAAATGAGTGTATAAGTAGCTACGAGCTAGATCACAAAATCTTTATAAAAGGACTTTTGCTAAGCTGTGATATAAAATTTAGCGAAAGTCCTAATGAAATCGTATCGGATAAATACGAGCTTAGCTTTAAATTTGACGAGCTAAATAGGCTCATAAATATTTCAAGTAAGCTTTAA